In one window of Romboutsia hominis DNA:
- a CDS encoding DUF5665 domain-containing protein, which produces MHIKYKEDNDLDKQNPINMKDLDKAMNELNICEKTTENLGTIRRYLERLTLIIERSRIREYMMLTDSKRRLFTINFIAGLGKGFGQAIGLSILAAFVFYLLSKSVDLPVIGEYIARLMDIVDEYRRR; this is translated from the coding sequence ATGCACATTAAGTACAAAGAAGATAATGACCTTGATAAACAAAATCCTATAAATATGAAAGACCTTGATAAAGCTATGAATGAACTTAATATATGTGAAAAAACTACAGAAAATCTAGGGACTATAAGGAGATACCTAGAAAGATTAACTCTTATAATAGAAAGAAGTAGAATAAGAGAATATATGATGCTAACAGATAGTAAAAGAAGATTGTTCACAATAAATTTTATAGCAGGTTTAGGAAAAGGATTTGGTCAAGCAATAGGTCTATCAATACTTGCTGCATTTGTTTTTTACCTATTAAGTAAATCAGTGGATTTACCTGTAATAGGGGAGTATATAGCAAGATTAATGGATATAGTAGATGAATATAGAAGGAGGTAG
- a CDS encoding polysaccharide deacetylase family protein, with protein sequence MKKILYVICISAIFIFGMFKLENINTIEANNLVSDNFKEYEDIIIKKGRDDKKVVALTFDDGPDEDFTPQILDILKKHNVKGTFFVIGEKVGYNGDIVKRAFKEGHEIANHTFTHINVSKKSYDEINKEIIDTQNIIKEAIGEYPTSFRPPYRAVSKNMCDIIKNNDMDIILWSNIDPRDWSNPGVDYIVNTITSKVENGNIILLHDYNKVRNKTSQTILALDMFIPKLKEKGFEFVTIHELKDSLDKDRATQKQQ encoded by the coding sequence ATGAAAAAAATACTATATGTTATTTGTATATCTGCAATTTTTATATTTGGTATGTTTAAGCTAGAAAATATAAATACAATAGAAGCTAATAATTTAGTTAGTGATAATTTTAAAGAATATGAAGATATAATAATAAAAAAAGGAAGAGATGATAAAAAAGTAGTGGCTTTAACCTTTGATGATGGGCCAGATGAAGATTTCACTCCTCAAATACTAGATATACTTAAAAAACACAATGTAAAAGGAACTTTCTTCGTAATAGGAGAAAAGGTAGGGTATAATGGTGATATAGTGAAAAGAGCATTTAAAGAAGGGCATGAAATTGCTAACCATACATTTACTCATATAAACGTATCTAAAAAATCTTATGATGAAATAAATAAAGAGATTATAGATACTCAAAATATAATAAAAGAAGCTATAGGTGAGTATCCAACATCATTTAGACCTCCATACAGGGCCGTATCTAAAAATATGTGTGATATAATAAAAAACAATGATATGGATATAATACTATGGTCAAATATAGATCCTAGAGATTGGTCTAACCCAGGAGTAGATTATATAGTTAACACAATTACATCAAAGGTGGAAAATGGGAATATAATACTTTTACATGATTATAATAAAGTGAGAAATAAAACTTCACAAACTATACTGGCATTAGATATGTTTATTCCTAAACTAAAAGAAAAAGGATTTGAGTTTGTTACTATACATGAGCTCAAAGATAGTCTAGATAAAGATCGTGCAACGCAAAAACAACAATAG
- a CDS encoding TraR/DksA family transcriptional regulator, whose protein sequence is MNTQKYKEELLKEKEKLSSLINEMQDNTVFGDTSEHTSEKYTSGELSSYDNHLADIGTEVYMQDMQNSLTIHEKGRLFNVENALNKIENGTYGICDICKNNIEADRLDILPETNLCSNCAKHQPDMHLTSREEGQNLINEGPTFYDEVLLKLYEMNKMPKEESDKD, encoded by the coding sequence ATGAATACCCAAAAGTACAAAGAAGAACTACTAAAAGAAAAGGAGAAGTTATCGAGCCTAATAAATGAAATGCAAGATAATACAGTATTTGGAGATACAAGTGAACACACTAGTGAAAAGTATACATCAGGAGAATTATCTAGTTATGATAATCATTTAGCGGATATAGGGACAGAAGTATATATGCAAGATATGCAAAATAGTTTAACGATTCATGAAAAAGGTAGATTATTTAATGTAGAAAATGCTTTAAATAAAATAGAGAATGGAACTTATGGAATATGTGATATATGCAAAAATAATATTGAGGCTGATAGATTAGATATACTACCAGAAACAAATTTATGTAGCAACTGTGCAAAACATCAACCAGATATGCATCTAACTAGTAGAGAAGAAGGTCAAAATTTAATAAATGAAGGTCCTACATTTTATGATGAAGTATTATTAAAATTATATGAAATGAACAAAATGCCAAAGGAAGAGTCTGATAAAGACTAA
- the pyrR gene encoding bifunctional pyr operon transcriptional regulator/uracil phosphoribosyltransferase PyrR, with translation MIEKAQLMDEKAIGRAITRISHEIIERNKGIEDVVLVGIKTRGVPIAHRISKKIEQIEGKKVNTGEIDITLYRDDLKEVDVDPVINGSNIDFDINDKKVILVDDVLYTGRTVRGALDALMDIGRPKSIQLAVLVDRGHRELPVRADYVGKNVPTSNKEIICVKLAETDKEDCVTINE, from the coding sequence ATGATAGAAAAGGCCCAATTAATGGATGAAAAAGCAATTGGTAGAGCTATAACAAGAATAAGCCATGAAATAATAGAAAGAAACAAAGGTATTGAAGATGTAGTTTTAGTAGGTATAAAAACTAGAGGAGTACCTATAGCTCATAGAATATCTAAAAAAATTGAACAGATAGAAGGAAAAAAAGTTAACACAGGAGAAATCGATATAACTTTATATAGAGATGATTTAAAAGAAGTAGATGTAGATCCTGTGATCAATGGTTCTAACATAGATTTTGATATAAATGATAAGAAAGTTATACTAGTTGACGATGTATTATACACTGGAAGAACTGTAAGAGGTGCGCTAGATGCACTAATGGATATTGGAAGACCAAAATCTATACAACTAGCAGTATTAGTTGATAGAGGACATAGAGAGTTACCTGTAAGAGCAGATTATGTAGGTAAAAATGTGCCAACATCAAATAAAGAAATAATATGCGTTAAGTTAGCAGAAACAGACAAAGAAGATTGTGTAACAATAAACGAATAA
- the lspA gene encoding signal peptidase II — translation MTYILMIAVLIGIDQLSKLWVLGHLKGIGSIPIIENVFHLTYVENRGAAFGMLQNNQIIFIIVALAASIFGLYYLNTNKNLNLLGKSSIILIISGAIGNLIDRIRLGFVVDYFDFRFIWEYVFNIADVFVVVGTIMLCIYILFFEEEKQVK, via the coding sequence TTGACGTATATATTAATGATAGCTGTATTGATAGGAATAGATCAACTTTCTAAATTATGGGTATTAGGACACCTAAAAGGAATAGGTAGTATACCCATAATAGAAAATGTGTTTCATCTAACTTATGTAGAAAATAGAGGGGCAGCATTTGGAATGTTGCAAAATAATCAAATCATATTTATAATAGTTGCATTAGCAGCATCTATATTTGGATTATACTATTTAAATACTAATAAGAATTTAAATTTATTAGGAAAATCAAGTATAATACTTATAATATCTGGAGCTATAGGCAATTTAATAGATAGAATAAGACTTGGATTTGTAGTAGACTATTTTGATTTTAGATTTATATGGGAATACGTATTTAATATTGCAGATGTGTTTGTAGTAGTAGGAACTATAATGCTATGCATATATATTTTATTTTTTGAGGAAGAAAAGCAGGTGAAGTAA
- a CDS encoding RluA family pseudouridine synthase, translating to MDEIKEFLVLDEEEGDRLDVYLSSQLGDMSRSYIQKIIKDKKVSVNGKVEKAKYLVKEDDKIIIQIPAPKLLEVLPQDIPIDIVYEDSDVMIVNKPQNMVVHPAPGNYEGTLVNAILYHCKDNLSSINGVIRPGIVHRIDKDTSGLLMIAKNNNAHNFLAEQLKDHSITREYEFICHGVVKEDKITVDKPIGRNPKDRLKMAVVKDGKRAVTHFEVVARYENFTHMRARLETGRTHQIRVHALSINHPLLGDTVYGPKNNKFKVEGQTLHAKKIGFIHPTTKEYIEFDSELPKYFKNIINKLK from the coding sequence ATGGACGAAATAAAAGAATTTTTAGTTCTTGATGAAGAAGAGGGAGATAGATTAGATGTATACCTATCTTCTCAATTAGGAGATATGTCAAGAAGTTACATACAAAAGATAATAAAAGATAAAAAAGTGAGTGTAAATGGTAAGGTTGAAAAAGCTAAATACTTAGTCAAAGAAGATGATAAAATAATCATACAAATACCAGCTCCAAAGTTATTAGAGGTATTACCACAAGATATACCTATTGATATAGTTTATGAAGATAGCGATGTAATGATAGTTAACAAACCTCAAAATATGGTAGTTCACCCAGCTCCAGGAAATTATGAAGGAACCTTAGTTAATGCAATACTATATCATTGTAAAGACAATTTATCATCTATAAATGGAGTAATAAGACCTGGTATAGTTCATAGAATAGATAAAGATACATCAGGGCTGTTAATGATAGCTAAAAATAACAATGCTCATAATTTTTTAGCAGAACAATTAAAAGACCATTCTATAACTAGAGAATATGAATTTATATGTCATGGAGTAGTAAAAGAAGATAAAATAACTGTAGATAAACCAATAGGAAGAAATCCTAAAGATAGACTTAAAATGGCAGTGGTTAAAGATGGAAAAAGAGCTGTTACTCATTTTGAAGTTGTTGCTAGATATGAAAACTTTACACATATGAGAGCGAGACTTGAAACAGGAAGAACTCATCAAATAAGAGTTCATGCTTTATCTATAAATCATCCACTTTTAGGAGACACTGTGTATGGTCCTAAAAATAATAAATTCAAAGTAGAAGGTCAAACATTACATGCAAAAAAGATTGGATTTATACACCCAACTACTAAAGAGTATATAGAATTTGATTCAGAATTACCTAAATATTTTAAGAATATAATTAATAAACTTAAATAG
- the trpS gene encoding tryptophan--tRNA ligase yields MSEKKIIFSGAQPSGKMTLGNYLGAIQNWTKLQDEYDCFYSVVDLHAITVPQEAKNLRANTMELLAQYLACGLDPEKNTIFIQSHVSAHTELMWILNTMTYMGELSRMTQFKDKSQKSEANLNAGLFTYPVLMAADILLYQTDLVPVGEDQKQHLELARDLATRFNNRYSPTFKVPDPYIPKEVGRVMSLQEPTKKMSKSDENENAFILLADDADTIRRKIKRSVTDSVGIIKYTDEQPGIKNLLEIYSKLDNKSIEELVSMYEGKGYGDFKGDVAEVIVESLRPIRERYLDLLKNKDYLENVYAMGADKAERHARKTLRKVYKKVGLIERKFLPR; encoded by the coding sequence ATGAGCGAAAAGAAAATAATATTTAGTGGTGCTCAGCCATCTGGGAAAATGACTTTAGGAAATTATCTAGGAGCTATACAAAACTGGACAAAACTTCAAGATGAGTATGATTGTTTTTATAGTGTAGTTGATTTACATGCTATAACAGTTCCACAAGAGGCTAAAAATTTAAGAGCTAATACTATGGAATTACTTGCACAGTACTTAGCTTGTGGATTAGATCCAGAGAAAAATACGATATTCATACAATCTCATGTAAGTGCACATACTGAACTTATGTGGATATTAAATACGATGACTTATATGGGAGAGTTAAGTAGAATGACTCAATTTAAAGATAAGTCACAAAAAAGTGAAGCTAACTTAAATGCAGGATTATTTACTTATCCAGTATTAATGGCAGCAGATATACTTTTATATCAAACAGATTTAGTTCCAGTTGGAGAAGATCAAAAGCAACACTTAGAACTAGCTAGAGATTTAGCAACTAGATTTAACAATAGATATTCACCAACATTTAAAGTACCTGATCCATATATACCAAAAGAAGTTGGTAGAGTAATGAGCTTACAAGAACCAACTAAAAAAATGAGTAAGTCTGATGAAAATGAAAATGCATTTATACTATTAGCTGATGATGCAGATACAATAAGAAGAAAGATAAAAAGAAGTGTTACAGATTCAGTAGGGATTATAAAATATACTGATGAACAACCAGGAATAAAAAATTTACTTGAAATATATTCAAAATTAGACAATAAATCAATAGAAGAACTAGTAAGTATGTATGAAGGTAAAGGTTATGGTGATTTTAAAGGTGATGTAGCTGAAGTTATAGTTGAATCTTTAAGACCTATAAGAGAAAGATATCTTGATTTATTAAAGAACAAAGATTATTTAGAAAATGTTTATGCAATGGGTGCTGATAAAGCTGAAAGACATGCTAGAAAAACATTAAGAAAGGTATACAAAAAAGTAGGATTAATAGAAAGAAAATTCTTACCTAGATAA
- a CDS encoding 5'-methylthioadenosine/adenosylhomocysteine nucleosidase, producing the protein MNRIGIIGAMDEEVDILVELMDVKEKVEKASLVFYKGNLENKDVVVVRCGIGKVNAALCAQILISEFGVDAIVNTGVAGALNADLDVYDIVISTDAIQYDFDTTVFGDKKGVIPRMENSTFVADERLVNAAFESSKEETKTHKVVKGRVVTGDRFISSRELKEELVKEFEAFCGEMEGAAIAHVCELNKVPFVIIRAMSDRADGSADVVYDEFVKDAAHNSKDIVLNMLRSI; encoded by the coding sequence ATGAACAGAATAGGTATAATAGGTGCAATGGATGAAGAAGTAGATATATTAGTAGAATTAATGGATGTAAAAGAAAAAGTTGAAAAAGCCAGCTTAGTATTCTACAAAGGAAACTTAGAAAATAAAGATGTAGTAGTAGTAAGATGTGGAATAGGTAAAGTAAATGCTGCTTTATGTGCACAAATATTAATAAGTGAATTTGGTGTAGATGCAATAGTAAATACAGGTGTTGCAGGAGCATTAAATGCAGATTTAGATGTATATGATATAGTTATATCAACTGATGCTATACAATATGATTTTGATACAACAGTATTTGGAGACAAAAAAGGTGTAATACCAAGAATGGAAAATTCAACATTTGTTGCAGATGAGAGACTTGTAAATGCGGCGTTTGAATCATCAAAAGAAGAAACTAAAACTCATAAAGTAGTTAAAGGAAGAGTAGTAACAGGAGATAGATTCATAAGCTCTAGAGAATTAAAAGAAGAATTAGTAAAAGAGTTTGAAGCATTCTGTGGAGAAATGGAAGGGGCAGCTATAGCTCATGTTTGTGAGCTAAATAAAGTTCCATTTGTAATAATAAGAGCAATGTCTGATAGAGCTGACGGAAGTGCAGATGTTGTATATGACGAATTTGTTAAGGATGCAGCTCATAACTCTAAAGATATAGTACTTAATATGTTAAGATCAATATAA
- a CDS encoding ABC transporter substrate-binding protein, translated as MIKSKSLKRFLAVLMVAGISLSVVGCSSDKKETSQTPETQVAESNFTPVEFTYSDGAKDYNVKVEKPRQKAVTLSQFMTEMLLALDLGDKMVGTALLDNPILPEFEEAYNKIPELKVGEGHSISKEGFIATGADFVSGWDSSINEQTTGSPDELIKKDITPFMAKSYNPDATVETVYEDFELLGKIFGVENKANEVVNKMKSDIKAVTDKVGDIKEEDKVKMMVYDSGEKDAMVVGSGLANNLIELAGGNNIFGKDADKPYINVSWESIVAKNPEVILVTDFLAGQPVKEKIDFLKNHPALKDVPAIKNDKIYVVGLADLSPGVRNPKLIEEMYGYFFEGNK; from the coding sequence ATGATAAAAAGCAAAAGTTTAAAAAGATTTTTAGCAGTATTAATGGTAGCAGGAATAAGTTTAAGTGTAGTAGGATGTTCGTCAGATAAAAAAGAAACTAGTCAAACGCCAGAAACACAAGTAGCAGAAAGTAATTTCACACCAGTAGAATTTACATACTCAGATGGAGCGAAAGATTATAATGTCAAAGTAGAAAAACCAAGGCAAAAGGCAGTTACATTATCTCAATTTATGACAGAGATGTTACTTGCACTAGATTTAGGAGATAAAATGGTAGGAACAGCACTTTTAGATAACCCAATACTTCCAGAGTTTGAAGAAGCTTATAATAAAATACCAGAACTTAAAGTTGGAGAAGGACACTCTATATCTAAAGAAGGGTTTATAGCAACAGGTGCAGACTTTGTTAGTGGATGGGATTCATCTATAAATGAACAAACAACAGGATCACCAGATGAGTTAATAAAAAAAGATATAACTCCATTTATGGCAAAATCATATAATCCAGATGCAACAGTAGAAACTGTATATGAAGACTTTGAATTATTAGGAAAAATATTTGGAGTAGAAAATAAAGCAAATGAAGTAGTAAATAAAATGAAAAGTGATATAAAAGCTGTAACTGATAAAGTTGGAGATATAAAAGAAGAAGATAAAGTAAAAATGATGGTATATGATTCTGGTGAAAAGGATGCTATGGTAGTAGGAAGTGGTCTTGCAAATAACTTAATAGAATTAGCTGGTGGAAATAACATATTTGGAAAAGATGCAGATAAACCATACATAAATGTTTCTTGGGAAAGTATAGTGGCTAAAAACCCAGAAGTTATATTAGTAACTGATTTCTTAGCTGGTCAACCAGTTAAGGAAAAAATAGATTTCTTAAAGAATCATCCAGCACTTAAAGATGTACCTGCAATAAAGAATGATAAAATATATGTAGTAGGATTAGCTGACTTATCTCCAGGTGTTAGAAATCCTAAGCTTATAGAAGAAATGTATGGATATTTCTTTGAAGGAAACAAATAA
- a CDS encoding ABC transporter ATP-binding protein, translating to MKIQVKNLRFSIDKKEILKDVSFNVPKGSFVGVIGPNGSGKSTLLKNIYRLYKPSSGEILLDNKDLSTMKDKECAKEIAVLAQESSSQFDFTVEQIVKMGRYPYKSIFEDYSKEDLKMVEDMLKKVGLDNYSERSFSNLSGGEKQRTLIARALVQNTDFLILDEPTNHLDIGYQIQLMDLVKSLNITTLSAIHDMNMASMYCDYLIVMKDGQITKYGKVEEVITSQMLKEVFGVNAYVGINPINNKLQVSFMHSHEHVNGVGHDHVHEDGFTGKHSHYHNHLTNKMELV from the coding sequence ATGAAGATACAGGTTAAAAATTTAAGGTTTAGTATAGATAAAAAAGAAATATTAAAAGATGTATCTTTTAATGTTCCTAAAGGTTCCTTTGTAGGGGTAATAGGCCCAAATGGTTCTGGAAAATCTACATTACTTAAAAATATATATAGGCTTTATAAGCCATCTAGTGGAGAGATACTATTAGATAACAAAGATTTATCTACTATGAAAGATAAAGAGTGTGCAAAAGAGATTGCAGTTCTTGCTCAAGAAAGTAGTTCACAGTTTGATTTTACAGTTGAGCAAATAGTGAAAATGGGTCGCTATCCATACAAATCTATATTTGAAGATTATTCGAAAGAAGATTTAAAAATGGTTGAAGATATGTTAAAAAAAGTTGGATTAGATAACTATAGTGAACGAAGTTTTTCTAATTTATCAGGTGGAGAAAAACAAAGGACTTTAATTGCGAGAGCATTAGTTCAAAATACTGATTTTTTAATATTAGATGAGCCTACAAACCACTTGGACATAGGGTATCAAATACAGCTTATGGACTTGGTGAAAAGCCTTAATATAACTACATTATCTGCAATACATGATATGAATATGGCATCTATGTATTGTGATTATTTAATCGTCATGAAAGATGGACAGATAACAAAATATGGGAAAGTGGAAGAAGTTATAACATCACAAATGTTAAAAGAAGTATTTGGTGTCAATGCATATGTAGGTATAAATCCTATAAATAATAAACTACAAGTATCATTTATGCATAGTCATGAACATGTAAACGGAGTAGGCCATGACCATGTTCACGAAGATGGATTTACAGGTAAGCATTCTCATTACCATAATCATTTAACAAATAAAATGGAGTTAGTTTAA
- a CDS encoding FecCD family ABC transporter permease, with protein sequence MQVSIENSRNLSKKRGFLFWTIALIILLAGTIVGAIAIGSTYIEPGEVYKILLNKLSNGMLFSGVGEVMTHNIIWEIRFPRVLLGAICGAGLAICGVLMQCVTKNPIAEPYILGISSGASCGAVAVIVLGGVSSIGINSITSGAFVGSIISGVLVFAIGTQMGKTTSTTRLVLTGMAISTIFSALTNLLIYSADNSNQAKNALFWTVGSLGGAKWDVLLIPFVALVIVMIVAFLMSKSLDILLLGDDSAIILGINVKLVKSIILILATFLTSTLVAITGAIGFIGLVVPHVCRTIAGSDHKKLIVLSALVGSIFLIASDIAARGLFPPIEIPIGIITSLVGGPFFLYLISKKNYSFGGKE encoded by the coding sequence ATGCAAGTTAGTATAGAAAACTCAAGAAACCTTTCAAAAAAGAGAGGTTTCTTATTTTGGACTATAGCTTTAATAATATTATTAGCAGGTACAATAGTCGGAGCAATAGCTATAGGAAGTACATATATAGAACCTGGAGAGGTATATAAAATTTTATTAAACAAATTATCAAATGGAATGTTATTTAGTGGAGTTGGAGAAGTCATGACCCATAATATAATATGGGAAATTAGATTTCCACGAGTTTTATTAGGAGCAATATGTGGAGCTGGTCTTGCAATATGTGGAGTATTAATGCAATGTGTAACTAAAAACCCTATAGCAGAACCGTATATATTAGGAATATCATCTGGTGCATCATGTGGAGCTGTTGCTGTTATTGTTTTAGGAGGGGTGTCATCTATTGGAATAAATAGTATAACATCTGGTGCATTTGTAGGTTCTATTATTTCAGGAGTGTTAGTGTTTGCAATAGGCACGCAGATGGGAAAAACAACATCAACAACAAGATTAGTACTTACTGGTATGGCAATATCTACAATATTTTCAGCGCTTACTAATTTACTTATATATTCAGCAGATAACTCAAACCAAGCTAAAAATGCACTTTTCTGGACTGTTGGAAGTTTAGGAGGAGCTAAATGGGATGTTTTATTAATTCCATTTGTAGCACTAGTAATAGTAATGATAGTAGCTTTTTTAATGTCTAAGTCTTTGGATATATTATTACTTGGAGATGATAGCGCTATAATACTTGGTATAAATGTAAAACTTGTAAAATCAATAATACTTATATTAGCAACGTTTTTAACATCTACCTTAGTTGCGATAACAGGAGCTATTGGGTTTATAGGACTTGTTGTTCCTCATGTATGTAGAACAATAGCTGGCAGTGATCATAAAAAGTTAATAGTACTTTCTGCATTAGTAGGTTCAATATTTTTAATAGCATCAGATATTGCCGCGAGGGGGCTTTTCCCACCAATAGAAATACCAATAGGTATAATAACTTCGTTAGTCGGAGGACCGTTCTTCTTGTATTTAATATCTAAGAAAAACTATTCATTTGGAGGAAAAGAATAA
- a CDS encoding uracil-xanthine permease family protein, with protein MKKTVMSLQHLLAMFGATVLVPILTGFNPAVAIFCAGVGTLIFHACTGGKVPVFLGSSFAFIPVILAAKEAYGGDLAYAQGGIMVAGLIYVIMSFAVKAVGIDKIKKYFPPQVTGAMIGVIGLNLLPTAFNMASSNFLIAIITLGIAFCINKFAKGFIKQLGILIAVISGYVICLAMGLVDVSTITQASLVEIPKFTLPKFSLEAIVIIAPVVLAVFMEHIGDMTTNGAVVGKNFIENPGLNKTLLGDGLATMVAGFLGGPANTTYGENTAVLAITKNYDPSLLRRTAVFAIILSCIGKFGGFLQSIPQAVMGGISILLFSMITFVGFKTIKDGECTQNKNNIIIIATIMIIGLGTTYLGNKGIVIGIPITEAVSITGLSLSAIVGVILNRILNNSEFKAKEDTKNVSPQATIV; from the coding sequence ATGAAAAAAACAGTAATGTCATTACAACATCTATTAGCAATGTTTGGAGCAACAGTGTTAGTTCCTATATTGACAGGATTTAATCCTGCAGTAGCAATATTTTGTGCAGGTGTAGGAACTTTAATATTTCATGCTTGTACAGGTGGAAAAGTACCAGTATTTTTAGGTTCAAGCTTTGCGTTTATACCAGTAATATTAGCAGCTAAAGAAGCTTATGGCGGAGACTTAGCTTATGCTCAAGGTGGTATAATGGTAGCGGGACTTATATATGTAATAATGTCTTTTGCAGTTAAAGCGGTAGGAATAGATAAGATAAAAAAATATTTTCCACCACAAGTAACAGGAGCTATGATAGGTGTAATAGGTCTTAACTTATTACCAACAGCATTTAATATGGCCTCATCAAACTTTTTAATAGCAATAATAACTTTAGGAATAGCATTTTGTATAAATAAGTTTGCAAAAGGATTTATAAAGCAATTAGGAATATTAATAGCAGTTATTTCAGGATATGTGATATGTTTAGCGATGGGATTAGTAGATGTATCTACAATAACACAAGCAAGTTTAGTTGAGATACCAAAGTTTACATTACCAAAGTTTAGCTTAGAAGCTATAGTAATAATAGCTCCAGTAGTTCTAGCAGTATTTATGGAACATATAGGAGATATGACTACAAATGGAGCAGTGGTTGGTAAAAATTTCATAGAAAATCCGGGATTAAATAAAACCTTGCTAGGAGATGGATTAGCAACTATGGTAGCTGGATTCTTAGGAGGTCCTGCAAATACTACGTATGGAGAAAATACAGCAGTTTTAGCTATAACTAAAAACTATGATCCTTCTTTATTAAGAAGAACAGCAGTATTTGCTATAATACTTTCTTGCATAGGTAAGTTTGGGGGATTCTTACAAAGTATACCTCAAGCAGTAATGGGTGGAATAAGTATATTATTATTCTCTATGATAACTTTTGTAGGGTTTAAAACTATAAAAGATGGAGAATGTACTCAAAATAAAAATAATATAATAATAATAGCTACGATAATGATAATAGGACTTGGAACAACTTATTTAGGAAATAAGGGTATAGTAATAGGTATACCTATTACTGAAGCTGTATCTATAACAGGGCTTAGTTTATCGGCTATAGTTGGAGTTATATTAAATAGGATATTAAATAATAGTGAATTTAAAGCAAAAGAAGATACTAAAAATGTATCTCCACAAGCTACAATAGTATAA